From a region of the Homalodisca vitripennis isolate AUS2020 unplaced genomic scaffold, UT_GWSS_2.1 ScUCBcl_116;HRSCAF=1235, whole genome shotgun sequence genome:
- the LOC124370351 gene encoding uncharacterized protein LOC124370351, whose product MSHRWDYNSSSSVTHCQTPILCGRWTVTEQINDSMSHRWDYNSSSSVTHCQTPIPCGTVTEQINDSMSHRWDYNSSSSVKHCQTPIPCGRYTVTEQINDSMSHRWDYNSSSSVTHCQTPIPCVTEQINDSMSHRWDDNSSSSVTHCQTPIPCGRWTVTEQINDSMSHRWDYNSSSSVTHCQTPIPCGRWTVTEQINDSMSHRWDYNSSSSVTHCQTPIPCDGTTNNSSSSVTHCQTPIPCGRWTVTEQINDSMSHRWDYNSSSSVTHCQTPIPCGRWTVTEQINDSMSHRWDYNSSSSVTHCQTPIPCAITVVTVTETVIPAPEATFGSGSGHYCPDSSSSPTSRRGWLSTRGLQSHTHSVHKHKSLQMSNTTPVESAPRFQERFLLPTRQSSPRE is encoded by the exons ATGTCGCATAGATGGGACTACAACTCATCGTCATCTGTTACACACTGCCAGACTCCTATCCTGTGTGGTAGGTGGACAGTGACAGAGCAAATCAATGACTCCATGTCACATAGATGGGACTACAACTCATCGTCATCTGTTACACACTGCCAGACTCCTATCCCGTGTG GTACAGTGACAGAGCAAATCAATGACTCCATGTCACATAGATGGGACTACAACTCATCGTCATCTGTTAAACACTGCCAGACTCCTATCCCGTGTGGTAGGTATACAGTGACAGAGCAAATCAATGACTCCATGTCACATAGATGGGACTACAACTCATCGTCATCTGTTACACACTGCCAGACTCCTATCCCGTGTG TGACAGAGCAAATCAATGACTCCATGTCACATAGATGGGATGACAACTCATCGTCATCTGTTACACACTGCCAGACTCCTATCCCGTGTGGTAGGTGGACAGTGACAGAGCAAATCAATGACTCCATGTCCCATAGATGGGACTACAACTCATCGTCATCTGTTACACACTGCCAGACTCCTATCCCGTGTGGTAGGTGGACAGTGACAGAGCAAATCAATGACTCCATGTCACATAGATGGGACTACAACTCATCGTCATCTGTTACACACTGCCAGACTCCTATCCCGTGTG ATGGGACTACTAACAACTCATCGTCATCTGTTACACACTGCCAGACTCCTATCCCGTGTGGTAGGTGGACAGTGACAGAGCAAATCAATGACTCCATGTCCCATAGATGGGACTACAACTCATCGTCATCTGTTACACACTGCCAGACTCCTATCCCGTGTGGTAGGTGGACAGTGACAGAGCAAATCAATGACTCCATGTCCCATAGATGGGACTACAACTCATCGTCATCTGTTACACACTGCCAGACTCCTATCCCGTGTG CGATCACAGTTGTCACAGTCACGGAAACAGTCATTCCCGCCCCCGAAGCCACGTTTGGAAGCGGGAGCGGACACTACTGTCCCGACTCCTCATCGAGTCCCACATCGAGGAGAGGCTGGCTCAGCACCCGGGGACTGCAGAGCCACACACATTCTGTGCACAAACATAAGTCTCTCCAGATGAGCAACACAACTCCTGTTGAAAGTGCACCTCGTTTCCAGGAGAGATTCCTCCTCCCAACGCGACAGAGTTCTCCACGAGAGTAA